The stretch of DNA TGGCTGACCCGCACACCGAACCGCTTGGCGGGGATCATGTGGCCCAGCTCGTGCAGGCCGATCGACGCCAGCAGGACGACGACGACGATGAGCACCGCCACCACATAGGCCATGAGCCGCGACCGACCTTCCGCCCGTTCCGGGCCGTCCCGTCCTGCGCCGGCAGCCGCCGGCCGCACCATTGTCCGCTGCCTGCCTGGGACCTGCCTCGAAACGGCCTGGGAAGGCGCCCGACGACCTCCGTCCGACGCAGCGGTCCGCGCACGGCCGACGGCACGGAGCGGCGACAGGCCGGTGACCAGGGGCTGTGGAACGATCGCGGCATGGCGTCCCTGCACCGCTCGCTGTGGTGGGACCAGCTGCTCACCGCCCGGCCGCAGGAGGCGGTGCCACGACCGCCGCTCGACGGCGACACGACGGCCGACGTCGCCGTCGTCGGTGCCGGCCTGACCGGTCTGTGGACCGCGTACTACCTCCAGGAGGCCGACCCCGGTCTCGACGTGCTCGTCCTCGACCAGGACGTCGCGGGAGCCGGTGCCAGCGGGCGCAGCAGCGGCTGGTGCTCGGCGCGGCTCGGCGTCTCCGCCGCGGAGCTGGCCCGCCTGCACGGTGCCGAGGGCGCGCGCGACCTGCGCGCCGCGATGCGGGACGCGGTCGTCGAGGTCGGGGGCGTGGCCGCCGCGGAGCACCTCGCGTGCGACTTCACCTACGCCGGCACCGTCAGCGTCGCGCGCAACGGCGCGCAGCTCGCGCGGCTGCGGGCGCACGCCGCGGAGGCGGCCGCCTGGGGCGACGAGCTCGAGCTGCTGGGGCCCGACGAGGTCGCCACCCACCTGGTGGCCGCCGGCGTGCTGGGTGGGGCGTACACCCCGGACTGCGCCTTCCTCCAACCGGCCGCGCTGGTGCGCCAGCTGGCCGACCTGGTCGTGTCGCGGGGCGCGAGGCTGGTCGAGCAGACCCGGGCCGTGCGCATCTCGCCGCGCGCCGTGGTGACGCTCCACGGCACCGTGCGCGCCCGGTGGGTGGTGCGCGCCGTCGAGGCCTGGTCGGCGCAGCTGTCCGGCTCCGCCCGCGACGTCGCGCCGGTGCGCACTCAGCTGCTGGCCACCGAGCCGCTGGACCGGCAGGTCTGGGAGCGGATCGCCCTCCGACCGGGTGGGACCTTCGAGGACGTCGCGCACCTGGCGCTCCGCGGCGTCCGGACGACGGACGACCGCCTGGTGCTGGGTGGGCGGGCGGCAGGAGGCGCGATCCGGGCGTTCGACGAGGTCCCCGGGGACCCGGACCCACCGTGGGAGCGGTTCGAGCGCGGCCTGCGGAGCCTGTTCCCCGCGACCGACGGCGTCGCGGTGACGCACCGCTGGGGCGGCCCGGTCGGCGTCCCCCGCGACGGTCATCCGTCGGTGGGTCTCGACGCCGAGTCCGGACTCGGCTGGGCAGGGGGCTACGGGGACGACGGGGTCGCAGCCGCGAACCTCGCCGGCCGGACGCTGGCCGACCTGGTGACAGGGGCGGACTCGCCTCTGGTCCACCTGCCCTGGGTGGGGCACCGGTCCCCGCGATGGGCGCGAGGCGTCCTGCGCAGCGCGGAGGTGACGGCAGCCGGCTGGGCGGCTCGCCTCGCCGACGAGGCCGAGACGTTGACGGAGCGCCGCGCCGGCGGCCGCTGACCGGCTCGCACCCTCGTCAGGCGCAGGCCGTGCCGGTCAACGCTCGTCGAGCAGCTGCCGGGCACGCACGCGGGCCCACCGCTCCGCGGCGAGAACGGTCGGCAGGTCGATGCCGTCCGCCGATGTGCCCGGGTGCTCGTCGAGCACGCGATGCACCGTCGCGACGATGTCGAGGAACCCGATGCGGCCGGCCAGGAACGCGGCGACGGACTCCTCGTTCGCCGCGTTGTAGACGGCAGGGTGCGTCGCCGACGCCGCCAGGGCGGCACGGGCGAGGCGCACGGCGGGGAACGCGTCCTCGTCCAGTGGCTCGAAGGTCCACGCCGTCGGGCCGGACCAGTCGCACGCGGGCACCACGCCGTCGAGCCGCTCGGGCCAGGACAGCCCGAGCGCGATCGGCAGGCGCATGTCCGGCGGGGACGCCTGGGCGACGGTGGACCCGTCCACGAACTCGACCATCGAGTGCACGACCGACTGCGGGTGCACCACCACGGTGATGTCCTGCGGCGGCACGTCGAACAAGAGGTGCGCCTCGATCAGCTCGAGGCCCTTGTTCACCATCGTCGCGGAGTTGATCGTCACCACCGGGCCCATCGACCACGTCGGGTGAGCCAGCGCCTGTGCCGCCGTGGCGGCCTTGCGCTCGTCGAGCGTGGTCCCCCGGAACGGGCCGCCCGAGGCCGTCAGCACCAGCCGGCGGACCTCGGCGTGCGTGCCGGACCGCAGCGCCTGGGCGATCGCCGAGTGCTCGGAGTCCACCGGGACCAGCTGGTCCTGCCGACGCTGCGCCGCGCGGACCAGGTGCCCGCCCACCACCAGGGACTCCTTGTTGGCAAGCGCGAGCGTGCTGCCCGCGCCGAGCGCGGCCAGCGTCGGCCCCAGACCGACGGAGCCGGTGATGCCGTTGAGCACGACGTCGGCTCCCTCTGCGGCGACGCGCGCGGCGGCGTCCGCTCCGGTCAGCACGTGCGTCCCGGTCCCCTCGAGACGCTCGCGAACCGCCGCGCCGGC from Cellulomonas sp. NTE-D12 encodes:
- the dxr gene encoding 1-deoxy-D-xylulose-5-phosphate reductoisomerase — its product is MTGSARRSVVLLGSTGSIGTQALDVIDRFPERFEVVGLSAGGGNVDLLVAQVRAHHVPVVAVADEEAGAAVRERLEGTGTHVLTGADAAARVAAEGADVVLNGITGSVGLGPTLAALGAGSTLALANKESLVVGGHLVRAAQRRQDQLVPVDSEHSAIAQALRSGTHAEVRRLVLTASGGPFRGTTLDERKAATAAQALAHPTWSMGPVVTINSATMVNKGLELIEAHLLFDVPPQDITVVVHPQSVVHSMVEFVDGSTVAQASPPDMRLPIALGLSWPERLDGVVPACDWSGPTAWTFEPLDEDAFPAVRLARAALAASATHPAVYNAANEESVAAFLAGRIGFLDIVATVHRVLDEHPGTSADGIDLPTVLAAERWARVRARQLLDER
- a CDS encoding FAD-binding oxidoreductase; this encodes MASLHRSLWWDQLLTARPQEAVPRPPLDGDTTADVAVVGAGLTGLWTAYYLQEADPGLDVLVLDQDVAGAGASGRSSGWCSARLGVSAAELARLHGAEGARDLRAAMRDAVVEVGGVAAAEHLACDFTYAGTVSVARNGAQLARLRAHAAEAAAWGDELELLGPDEVATHLVAAGVLGGAYTPDCAFLQPAALVRQLADLVVSRGARLVEQTRAVRISPRAVVTLHGTVRARWVVRAVEAWSAQLSGSARDVAPVRTQLLATEPLDRQVWERIALRPGGTFEDVAHLALRGVRTTDDRLVLGGRAAGGAIRAFDEVPGDPDPPWERFERGLRSLFPATDGVAVTHRWGGPVGVPRDGHPSVGLDAESGLGWAGGYGDDGVAAANLAGRTLADLVTGADSPLVHLPWVGHRSPRWARGVLRSAEVTAAGWAARLADEAETLTERRAGGR